Proteins encoded within one genomic window of Gemmatimonadota bacterium:
- a CDS encoding isoaspartyl peptidase/L-asparaginase: MSGAARVRIAHGVAIHGGVGTLTPERMTPELKAAYEADLAASLQAGRSALDQGGDAVDAVVAAVCVLEDSPHFNAGRGSNYDERGVITMDASIMRGADRDAGAVAGVTGVRNPVVLARRVMERSEHLMLIGEGAEAFARTQGLEPVDPGWFGTERRRAELQRALERRGGRPNVLGDAEPTSDPTSKAGTVGAVALDRSGTLAAATSTGGMAGKTWGRVGDTPIIGAGTWASLRCAVSCTGWGEYFIRLALAHAVEARMALTGASLSEAVRAVIWDELARQVPRSGGLVALDADGHVELCFNTPGMYRGWVGEDGVPHVDIWGEGTS; this comes from the coding sequence ATGAGCGGAGCAGCGAGAGTGCGCATCGCGCACGGTGTGGCGATCCACGGCGGCGTGGGGACGCTCACCCCGGAGCGGATGACGCCGGAGCTGAAGGCAGCCTACGAGGCAGACCTGGCGGCGTCCCTTCAGGCGGGCCGCAGCGCGCTCGACCAGGGGGGCGACGCCGTCGACGCCGTGGTGGCCGCCGTATGCGTGCTGGAGGACTCGCCCCACTTCAACGCGGGGCGGGGCTCCAACTACGACGAGCGCGGCGTGATCACCATGGACGCCTCGATCATGCGCGGCGCGGACCGGGACGCGGGCGCCGTGGCTGGCGTGACCGGCGTGCGCAACCCGGTCGTGCTCGCGCGCCGCGTGATGGAGCGCTCCGAGCACCTGATGCTGATCGGCGAGGGCGCGGAGGCGTTCGCTCGGACCCAGGGCCTGGAGCCCGTGGACCCGGGCTGGTTCGGCACGGAGCGGAGGCGCGCCGAGCTCCAGCGCGCGCTGGAGCGCCGCGGTGGACGGCCCAACGTGCTCGGCGACGCCGAGCCCACGAGCGACCCGACGTCGAAGGCGGGCACGGTGGGCGCCGTGGCGCTGGACCGCAGCGGCACGCTCGCCGCCGCCACCTCGACCGGCGGCATGGCGGGCAAGACCTGGGGCCGCGTCGGGGACACGCCCATCATCGGCGCCGGCACGTGGGCCAGCCTGCGCTGCGCGGTCTCCTGCACCGGCTGGGGCGAATACTTCATCCGCCTGGCGCTGGCGCACGCGGTGGAGGCCCGCATGGCGCTGACGGGGGCGTCCCTGTCGGAGGCCGTACGCGCCGTGATCTGGGACGAGCTGGCCCGTCAGGTGCCGCGGTCGGGTGGTCTGGTGGCCCTCGACGCGGACGGCCACGTGGAGCTGTGCTTCAACACGCCCGGCATGTACCGCGGGTGGGTGGGAGAGGACGGGGTACCGCACGTGGACATCTGGGGGGAGGGCACGTCGTAG
- a CDS encoding M24 family metallopeptidase, protein MRRFRSPMLSLLALAGAACSADAPQQPAADPLPFPDDATLWPSIRAERIRTLLGPAMARAGVDAWVVLGRENANDPIAAHVGAENAGGLAAFLFFAGPDGSLRSLAISPVTESTALAEVTPLDSVLAIPRDRSVYQVVAEELTARGAQRIAVNSSSRNIADGLSWTQRNALEQAVGPRLASRLVSSEDLVIEWLSVKLPREVDLMRRAARLTAELELEAYATIVPGQTTDADVARFLKRRMAELGVADGWAADQNPNVNSGPDRGHSHSTDKVIQPGDVIQTDFGIKVHGMWVTDIQRFAYVLRDGETEAPPEMQERWERARAGSRAAFAAMRPGATGWDVDRAQREVLGANGSIPIIWSTGHPVGYWAHDLGPRLGGAVGGRTAEGDAARPLRPGQTFAFDGFFGWEQPDGTTKTISVEEMVVITENGAEWLIPPQEDWVLVGR, encoded by the coding sequence ATGCGGCGGTTCAGAAGCCCGATGCTGAGCCTGCTGGCGCTCGCCGGCGCCGCCTGCTCGGCGGACGCGCCGCAGCAGCCCGCGGCGGACCCCCTCCCGTTCCCCGACGATGCCACCTTGTGGCCGTCGATCCGCGCGGAGCGCATCCGCACGCTCCTGGGTCCGGCGATGGCGCGTGCCGGTGTGGATGCGTGGGTGGTCCTGGGCCGGGAGAACGCCAACGACCCGATCGCCGCGCACGTGGGCGCGGAGAACGCCGGCGGCCTGGCGGCTTTCCTGTTCTTCGCCGGGCCGGACGGGTCGCTCCGCTCGCTGGCGATCTCACCGGTCACGGAGAGCACGGCGCTGGCCGAGGTGACGCCGCTCGATTCCGTGCTCGCCATCCCCAGGGACCGGAGCGTCTACCAGGTGGTGGCGGAGGAGCTGACCGCACGCGGCGCCCAGCGGATCGCCGTGAACAGCAGCAGCCGCAACATCGCCGATGGGCTTTCCTGGACGCAGCGCAACGCCCTCGAACAGGCGGTCGGCCCGCGACTGGCGAGCCGGCTCGTCTCCTCCGAGGACCTCGTGATCGAGTGGCTGTCGGTGAAGCTGCCGCGCGAGGTGGACCTCATGCGGCGCGCGGCCCGGCTCACCGCCGAGCTGGAGCTGGAGGCGTACGCCACCATCGTGCCCGGGCAGACGACGGACGCCGACGTGGCCCGGTTCCTCAAGCGGCGCATGGCCGAGCTGGGCGTCGCCGACGGATGGGCGGCGGATCAGAACCCGAACGTGAACTCGGGCCCCGACCGCGGGCATTCGCATTCCACCGACAAGGTGATCCAACCCGGCGACGTCATCCAGACGGACTTCGGCATCAAGGTGCACGGAATGTGGGTCACCGACATCCAGCGCTTCGCCTATGTGCTGCGGGACGGCGAGACCGAGGCGCCGCCGGAGATGCAGGAGCGCTGGGAGCGGGCGCGGGCGGGAAGCCGCGCCGCCTTCGCCGCGATGAGGCCCGGCGCCACCGGGTGGGACGTCGACCGCGCGCAGCGCGAGGTCCTGGGGGCGAACGGGTCGATCCCGATCATCTGGAGCACCGGTCATCCGGTCGGCTACTGGGCGCACGACCTGGGGCCGAGGCTGGGGGGTGCCGTGGGCGGCCGCACCGCCGAAGGCGACGCGGCTCGACCGCTCCGGCCTGGTCAGACGTTCGCGTTCGATGGGTTCTTCGGATGGGAACAGCCGGACGGCACCACCAAGACCATCTCGGTGGAGGAGATGGTGGTGATCACGGAGAACGGGGCCGAGTGGCTGATCCCGCCGCAGGAGGACTGGGTGCTGGTGGGTCGGTAG
- a CDS encoding DUF4143 domain-containing protein — MVVLEASFVVFRLPPWVRNVRKRVVKTPKLHFVDTGLACHLLGIRRPDQLRTHPLRGALFESWVASEVRKARLHARRPADLFHLRESRGREIDLIVEGGDRLHAVEMKSGATIATEHRTALRSFVESCANDAEQAHREVVARLVHGGRERQRRSDIDVLPWREVQDAAW; from the coding sequence ATCGTCGTCCTGGAGGCGAGCTTTGTCGTCTTCCGCCTTCCTCCCTGGGTCCGCAATGTCCGGAAGCGGGTCGTGAAGACCCCCAAGCTCCATTTCGTGGACACGGGACTCGCCTGCCACCTCCTGGGAATCCGGAGACCCGACCAGCTACGCACCCACCCTCTGCGAGGCGCCCTCTTCGAGTCATGGGTGGCATCCGAAGTGCGTAAAGCGCGGCTCCACGCGCGCCGTCCCGCGGACCTCTTCCACCTCCGGGAAAGCCGCGGCCGCGAGATCGATCTGATCGTCGAGGGCGGCGATCGACTCCATGCGGTGGAGATGAAGTCCGGCGCGACCATCGCGACCGAACACCGTACGGCGTTGCGCAGCTTCGTGGAAAGCTGCGCGAACGACGCCGAGCAGGCCCATCGCGAGGTCGTCGCTCGCCTGGTCCACGGCGGACGCGAACGCCAGCGTCGGAGCGACATCGACGTCCTGCCGTGGCGAGAGGTGCAGGACGCTGCGTGGTGA
- a CDS encoding M3 family metallopeptidase codes for MTPDPNPLLADAGPIPFDRIRAEHVEPGIRQALAEARAVVDAIAAGDASPRWETTLGPLDEAAERLARRIAPASHLVAVAQTPELREAYNAVLPDISAFWSGLHLDERLWSRIEAYSTTEEAQSLTGIRRRHLDKTLREFRRAGADLPEAQKERLRALHVEMASLEQKFSENVLDATAAYELLVTDEDRLKGVPEPAKKRAAAKAREAGKEGWLLTLDYPSVEPILKHCEDRALRREIHAAYCLRCRDGEWDNRPLIARLLRLRDELATLLGYATFADYQLEDRMARDGTRARAFEADLVARTRPYWARDTRALEAHAATLGLDALQPWDVAFVAEKLRKAHFDLDDELLRPWFALDRVERGLFDIVERVFGFRVVEIDDDPVWHPDVRTFALYEGETRLGVFYTDWFPRKEKRPGAWMDAFATGGPDGDGFTPHVGAICGNFTPPQDGTPALLTHDEVQTLFHEFGHLLHHCTSRVAVPARAGIHVAWDFVELPSQIMENWTWERDALDLFARHHETGEPLPEDIFQRMLDARRFLGGWYQMRQLSFGTLDLLLHADVAPRLRREAATDGDDLDLRQGQEVVDLVREVLVEFSPTAAFADLHVLTSFSHLFAGGYAAGYYSYLWSEVLDADAFTRFRDAGVLDGETGRAYVRAILSQGDSEDPEVLFRAFMGRDPDAGALLERNLGSLEADAA; via the coding sequence GTGACGCCCGATCCGAACCCGCTGCTCGCCGACGCCGGCCCGATCCCGTTCGACCGCATCCGTGCCGAGCACGTGGAGCCCGGCATCCGTCAGGCGCTCGCCGAGGCGCGCGCGGTCGTGGACGCCATCGCGGCGGGCGACGCCTCACCCCGGTGGGAGACCACGCTGGGTCCGCTGGACGAGGCCGCCGAGCGGCTGGCCCGGCGCATCGCGCCGGCCTCCCACCTGGTGGCCGTGGCCCAGACGCCGGAGCTGCGCGAAGCCTACAACGCGGTGCTGCCCGACATCTCGGCCTTCTGGTCGGGGCTGCACCTGGACGAGCGTCTCTGGAGTCGCATCGAGGCGTACTCCACCACCGAGGAGGCGCAGTCCCTGACCGGCATCCGGCGGCGCCACCTGGACAAGACGCTGCGCGAATTCCGCCGTGCCGGCGCCGACCTGCCGGAGGCGCAGAAGGAGCGCCTGCGCGCGCTCCACGTGGAGATGGCCAGCCTGGAGCAGAAGTTCTCCGAGAACGTCCTGGACGCCACCGCCGCCTACGAGCTGCTCGTCACGGACGAGGACCGCCTGAAGGGCGTCCCCGAGCCCGCGAAGAAGCGCGCGGCCGCCAAGGCACGCGAGGCCGGAAAGGAAGGCTGGCTGCTCACCCTGGACTACCCGTCCGTGGAGCCCATCCTCAAGCACTGCGAGGACCGGGCGCTCCGGCGCGAGATCCACGCCGCCTACTGTCTCCGCTGTCGCGATGGCGAGTGGGACAACCGGCCGCTCATCGCCCGGCTGCTCCGCCTGCGCGACGAGCTGGCCACGCTGCTCGGCTACGCCACGTTCGCCGACTACCAGCTCGAGGACCGCATGGCCCGGGACGGCACCCGCGCCCGGGCCTTCGAGGCCGACCTCGTGGCCCGCACGCGGCCGTACTGGGCGCGGGATACGCGGGCGCTGGAGGCGCACGCGGCCACGCTCGGTCTGGATGCCCTCCAGCCCTGGGACGTGGCCTTCGTGGCCGAGAAGCTCCGCAAGGCCCACTTCGATCTCGACGACGAGCTGCTCCGGCCCTGGTTCGCGCTGGACCGCGTCGAGCGGGGATTGTTCGACATCGTGGAACGGGTCTTCGGGTTCCGCGTCGTGGAGATCGACGACGACCCGGTCTGGCACCCGGACGTGCGTACCTTCGCGCTGTACGAAGGGGAGACCCGTCTCGGGGTCTTCTATACGGACTGGTTCCCGCGCAAGGAGAAGCGACCCGGCGCCTGGATGGACGCGTTCGCGACGGGCGGCCCCGACGGGGACGGCTTCACCCCTCACGTGGGCGCCATCTGCGGCAACTTCACACCGCCGCAGGACGGCACCCCGGCGCTGCTGACGCATGACGAGGTGCAGACGCTCTTCCACGAGTTCGGGCACCTGCTGCATCACTGCACGTCGCGTGTGGCGGTGCCGGCGCGCGCCGGGATCCACGTCGCGTGGGACTTCGTGGAGCTGCCCAGCCAGATCATGGAGAACTGGACGTGGGAGCGCGACGCGCTCGACCTGTTCGCGCGTCATCACGAGACGGGTGAGCCGCTCCCCGAGGACATTTTCCAGCGCATGCTGGACGCGCGCCGCTTCCTGGGCGGCTGGTACCAGATGCGCCAGCTGTCGTTCGGGACGCTGGACCTCCTCCTGCACGCCGACGTGGCGCCCCGACTTCGCCGGGAGGCCGCCACGGACGGGGACGACCTCGACCTGCGGCAGGGACAGGAGGTCGTCGATCTCGTGCGCGAAGTGCTGGTCGAGTTCTCCCCGACCGCGGCCTTCGCGGACCTGCACGTCCTCACGTCCTTCAGTCACCTGTTCGCCGGCGGCTACGCGGCCGGCTACTACAGCTACCTCTGGTCGGAGGTGCTGGACGCGGACGCGTTCACGCGCTTCCGCGACGCGGGCGTGCTCGACGGGGAGACCGGCCGCGCCTACGTGCGCGCCATCCTCTCGCAGGGGGATTCGGAGGATCCGGAGGTGCTCTTCCGCGCCTTCATGGGCCGCGATCCGGACGCGGGCGCGTTGCTGGAGCGGAACCTGGGATCGTTGGAGGCGGACGCGGCCTGA
- a CDS encoding carboxypeptidase-like regulatory domain-containing protein: MSTFAACKQQIQVAGRISHRVEAGVFVPIPGALVTFTGEDGVTHNTTSLDPSGMYALDLLEGTYVVQVVHSDYQLEDEPQSFTGEAQFSPYTRNLYMRPRN; this comes from the coding sequence ATGAGCACGTTCGCAGCCTGCAAGCAGCAGATCCAGGTCGCGGGCCGGATCTCGCATCGGGTCGAGGCCGGTGTCTTCGTCCCGATCCCCGGCGCTCTGGTGACCTTCACCGGGGAGGATGGCGTGACGCACAACACCACCTCGCTCGACCCCAGCGGCATGTATGCGCTGGACCTGCTGGAAGGCACCTACGTCGTCCAGGTCGTGCACAGCGACTACCAGCTCGAGGATGAGCCGCAGAGCTTCACGGGGGAAGCCCAGTTCAGCCCGTACACGCGGAACCTGTACATGCGGCCCCGGAACTAG
- a CDS encoding type II toxin-antitoxin system VapB family antitoxin, translating into MPLNIKNAEVERLVAQVADLTGESKTEAVRQALVERYARLRQRVGEQAKADRLRRFLETEVWARVPADQRGAGPDKAEREAILGYGAEGV; encoded by the coding sequence ATGCCGCTCAACATCAAGAACGCCGAGGTCGAGCGCCTGGTCGCCCAGGTCGCGGACCTGACGGGTGAATCCAAGACCGAAGCGGTCCGGCAGGCGCTCGTGGAGCGCTACGCGCGGCTCCGGCAGCGGGTCGGCGAGCAGGCCAAGGCCGATCGGCTGCGGCGGTTCCTGGAGACCGAGGTGTGGGCCCGCGTGCCCGCCGACCAGCGGGGCGCCGGACCGGACAAGGCGGAGCGGGAGGCGATCCTGGGCTATGGAGCGGAGGGCGTATGA
- a CDS encoding SDR family NAD(P)-dependent oxidoreductase gives MHVTFDGKCVLVTGADHGIGRAIAVAFAERGARVWATGVSDAELSETGRLLGAQGRTAHLDVTDAEGANALVSRIEADAGPVDVLVNNAGGVRGQRGRPVEEVSDADWRDIVAVNLDGTFHCSRAVAPGMKRAGRGAIVNISSGAGLGVSLTGIQAYASAKAGQIGLTRQLAHELGPFGIRVNAIAPGFVLSNPDTERQWARYGDEGQRRLIESIQLRRLGRPDDIAHATLFLASDFASWITGQVLSVNGGR, from the coding sequence GTGCACGTGACCTTTGACGGGAAGTGCGTGCTCGTCACCGGCGCCGATCACGGGATCGGACGCGCCATCGCGGTCGCCTTCGCGGAGCGCGGCGCGCGTGTGTGGGCGACCGGCGTCTCCGACGCCGAGCTCTCCGAGACCGGGAGACTGCTGGGCGCGCAGGGCCGGACCGCTCACCTGGACGTCACGGACGCGGAGGGCGCGAACGCGCTCGTGTCGCGCATCGAGGCGGACGCGGGGCCGGTGGACGTGCTGGTGAACAACGCCGGCGGCGTGCGCGGCCAGCGCGGTCGTCCCGTGGAGGAGGTGAGCGACGCCGACTGGCGCGACATCGTGGCCGTGAACCTGGACGGGACCTTCCACTGCTCGCGGGCGGTGGCGCCGGGGATGAAGCGCGCCGGTCGCGGCGCGATCGTCAACATCTCCAGCGGCGCCGGCCTGGGGGTGAGCCTCACCGGCATCCAAGCGTATGCGTCCGCCAAGGCGGGGCAGATCGGCCTTACGCGTCAGCTCGCCCACGAGCTGGGTCCGTTCGGGATCCGCGTGAACGCGATCGCGCCGGGCTTCGTGTTGTCCAACCCCGACACGGAGCGGCAGTGGGCCCGCTACGGGGACGAGGGACAGCGGCGGCTGATCGAATCCATCCAGCTCCGGCGGCTGGGTAGACCGGACGACATCGCGCACGCCACGCTGTTCCTGGCGTCGGACTTCGCGTCCTGGATCACCGGGCAGGTGCTGTCGGTGAACGGGGGGCGCTGA
- a CDS encoding 2-dehydropantoate 2-reductase produces MTDPHDPLLIWGAGAMGGTIGGVLARAGHAVRFVDRDGAHVAALNRDGLRVTGPQAEFTVPADAVTPSALTGRYGRMLLCVKAHHTEEAIREAALFLTDDGWVASIQNGLNEPVIAAEVGAARTIGAFVNFGADVLEPGVVHWGGRGAVVVGELDGRSTERVRALHDLLRIFEPNAVLTDTIFGYLWSKLAYGALLFVTALTDDPIADALADREHRPVYVAIAREVCRVAHAEGIPLQAFDGFDPAAFAPDASLATAHASLDALVSFNRRSAKTHSGIWRDLAVRRRRTEVDAQLGPVAGAGRRLGVPTPVVDAVITQIHEIEAGARRQERANVDVLVAVVGGTPDREERP; encoded by the coding sequence ATGACCGACCCCCACGATCCCCTGCTCATCTGGGGCGCCGGCGCCATGGGCGGCACCATCGGCGGGGTGCTGGCGCGCGCCGGACACGCCGTCCGCTTCGTGGACCGGGATGGGGCGCACGTGGCCGCCCTGAACCGGGACGGCCTGCGCGTCACGGGCCCCCAGGCCGAGTTCACCGTCCCCGCGGACGCGGTGACGCCGTCCGCGTTGACCGGCCGCTACGGGCGGATGCTCCTCTGCGTGAAGGCACACCACACGGAAGAGGCCATCCGCGAGGCGGCCCTGTTCCTGACCGACGACGGGTGGGTGGCCTCCATCCAGAACGGGCTCAACGAGCCTGTGATCGCCGCCGAGGTCGGAGCGGCCCGCACCATCGGCGCCTTCGTGAACTTCGGCGCCGACGTGCTGGAGCCCGGCGTGGTGCACTGGGGTGGCCGGGGTGCGGTCGTGGTGGGCGAGCTGGACGGACGCTCCACCGAACGCGTGCGGGCGCTGCACGATCTGCTGCGCATCTTCGAGCCGAATGCCGTGCTCACGGACACCATCTTCGGCTATCTCTGGAGCAAGCTCGCCTACGGTGCGCTGTTGTTCGTCACCGCGCTCACGGACGATCCGATCGCCGACGCGCTCGCCGACCGGGAGCATCGGCCCGTGTACGTGGCGATCGCGCGGGAGGTGTGTCGCGTGGCCCACGCCGAGGGCATCCCCCTGCAGGCGTTCGACGGCTTCGATCCGGCCGCGTTCGCACCGGATGCGTCCCTTGCCACCGCGCATGCGTCGCTGGACGCGCTGGTGTCCTTCAACCGCCGCTCGGCCAAGACGCACAGCGGGATCTGGCGCGACCTGGCCGTGCGCAGACGGCGGACGGAGGTGGATGCCCAGCTCGGTCCGGTGGCGGGCGCCGGTCGCCGGCTGGGCGTGCCGACCCCGGTCGTGGACGCGGTGATCACGCAGATCCACGAGATCGAGGCGGGAGCGCGGCGGCAGGAGCGTGCGAACGTGGACGTTCTGGTCGCCGTGGTGGGTGGGACCCCCGACCGTGAGGAGCGCCCATGA
- a CDS encoding creatininase family protein: protein MRIADLDWQQLERLLEHEDRAVLPLGSTEQHARLSLATDSILAERVALEAAEPLGVPVFPVLPYGVTPYFTGYPGTVSLRVETYLRLVGDVLDHLARMGFRRILLVNGHGGNAPAAAFAVEWAAGHAGVRVKMHNWWNAPRTLSVLQAIDPVGSHASWAENFPWTRLQGVEQPEDPAPSIDRVRMAAMSPAEVRAYLGEGNMGGRYQRGDEDMLRLWAAGVEETRAALEGPWA from the coding sequence ATGCGCATCGCCGACCTCGACTGGCAGCAGCTCGAACGCCTCCTCGAGCACGAGGACCGGGCCGTCCTCCCGCTCGGGAGCACCGAGCAGCACGCCCGGCTGAGCCTTGCCACCGACTCCATCCTCGCCGAGCGGGTGGCGCTCGAGGCCGCCGAGCCGCTCGGTGTCCCGGTCTTCCCGGTGCTGCCCTACGGTGTGACGCCCTACTTCACCGGATATCCGGGGACGGTGTCCCTACGGGTCGAGACCTACCTGCGGCTCGTGGGCGACGTGCTCGACCACCTGGCTCGCATGGGCTTCCGCCGCATCCTCCTCGTGAACGGGCACGGTGGCAACGCACCCGCGGCGGCCTTCGCGGTGGAGTGGGCGGCCGGCCATGCCGGTGTCCGCGTCAAGATGCACAACTGGTGGAACGCACCGCGCACGCTGTCCGTGCTGCAGGCCATCGACCCGGTCGGCTCCCACGCCTCGTGGGCCGAGAACTTCCCCTGGACGCGCCTCCAGGGCGTGGAACAGCCGGAGGATCCGGCGCCCTCGATCGACCGGGTGCGCATGGCCGCGATGTCTCCCGCCGAGGTGCGCGCCTATCTCGGCGAGGGGAACATGGGTGGCCGCTATCAGCGCGGCGACGAGGACATGCTGCGGCTGTGGGCCGCGGGCGTGGAGGAGACCCGGGCGGCCCTGGAAGGACCATGGGCGTGA
- a CDS encoding homoserine kinase codes for MSNAPSELRAVTAFAPASVANVSVGFDLLGFAIGGAGDRVTIRPAPDRSGVRITAQRGVVTSLPSDPARNTATVALHALLAEQPLPFGLDVEIDKGIPLGSGMGGSAASAVAAVVAANAFLPTPASSDDLLRWATVGEAAASGAQHADNVAPCLLGGLTAVVGMDPPRAIALPVPPGLECVVIHPHLQIETRRARAAMRAEVPLHDHVRQSMHLAGFVAACYTGDAMLLGRSVVDLVAEPARAPLIPGFHDARVAAEAAGALAFGISGSGPTVFALTADPAVTARVEEAVLHVFEAGGVAADPWSGPVGQPGAHVLDAIEAA; via the coding sequence GTGTCCAACGCCCCATCCGAGCTCCGCGCCGTCACCGCATTCGCGCCCGCGAGCGTCGCGAACGTGTCGGTGGGCTTCGACCTCCTGGGCTTCGCGATCGGGGGTGCCGGCGACCGGGTGACGATCCGTCCCGCGCCCGACCGCAGCGGCGTGCGCATCACCGCGCAACGCGGGGTGGTCACCTCCCTGCCCTCCGATCCTGCCCGCAACACCGCCACCGTGGCGTTGCACGCGCTCCTGGCCGAGCAACCGCTCCCGTTCGGGCTGGACGTCGAGATCGACAAGGGCATCCCGCTCGGGTCGGGGATGGGCGGGTCGGCTGCCTCCGCGGTCGCGGCCGTGGTCGCCGCCAACGCGTTCTTGCCCACCCCCGCGTCGTCGGACGACCTGCTGCGGTGGGCCACCGTCGGGGAGGCCGCCGCCAGCGGCGCACAACACGCGGACAACGTGGCCCCCTGCCTGCTCGGGGGGCTCACGGCGGTGGTGGGCATGGATCCTCCACGCGCGATCGCGCTTCCGGTCCCGCCGGGCCTCGAGTGCGTGGTCATCCATCCGCACCTGCAGATCGAGACCCGCCGCGCGCGCGCCGCGATGCGCGCGGAGGTCCCCCTGCACGACCACGTGCGGCAGTCCATGCACCTGGCCGGCTTCGTGGCCGCCTGCTATACCGGCGACGCGATGCTGCTCGGACGCAGTGTCGTGGACCTGGTGGCCGAGCCTGCGCGCGCGCCGCTGATCCCCGGATTCCACGACGCGCGCGTAGCCGCCGAGGCCGCGGGCGCGCTGGCGTTCGGCATCTCGGGGTCGGGTCCCACGGTCTTCGCGCTCACCGCGGACCCCGCCGTCACCGCACGCGTGGAGGAAGCGGTGCTACACGTGTTCGAGGCCGGCGGCGTCGCCGCGGACCCCTGGAGCGGGCCGGTCGGACAACCCGGTGCCCACGTGCTCGACGCCATCGAGGCCGCATGA
- the thrC gene encoding threonine synthase — protein MRYRSTRGEAPPVLFSEALLQGLAPDGGLYVPDRFPEPDRFPAEAGSDYAAFAAAVLRPFLEDDPLAEHVEGLCREAFDFPVPLVELPRRTAVLELFHGPTAAFKDFGARFLAGCFQHLPPDPDDRPRTILVATSGDTGAAVAAACHRKQGLEVAILFPEGAVSPRQQHQLTCWDGNVTSFAVRGTFDDCQRMVKELFQSGSWPGGGRLTSANSINVGRLLPQVVYYAWASLQYRARHGRAPGFIVPSGNVGNAVGAFWAQRAGFPVARIALATNANDVIPTFAGGGPWEPRPSVSTLANAMDVGHPSNMERLFDLAGGPEALRPLLHARTVSDEEIRETIRNGPARWGQVFCPHTATAVRLREEMSSADLVVVATAHPAKFEQIVEPLVGHPVEVPPALAELLARPTHVRVIEPTADSLRTAWAQERTSGRGGGPSSEVE, from the coding sequence ATGAGATACCGCAGCACGCGCGGCGAGGCGCCGCCGGTCTTGTTCAGCGAGGCCCTGCTGCAGGGTCTGGCCCCGGACGGCGGGCTCTACGTGCCCGACCGCTTTCCGGAGCCGGACCGCTTCCCGGCGGAGGCCGGCTCCGACTACGCCGCCTTCGCCGCGGCCGTGCTGCGTCCCTTCCTCGAAGACGACCCACTCGCCGAGCACGTGGAGGGACTCTGTCGGGAGGCGTTCGATTTCCCGGTCCCGCTCGTGGAGCTGCCGCGGCGTACAGCCGTGCTGGAGCTCTTCCACGGGCCCACGGCCGCGTTCAAGGATTTCGGCGCCCGCTTCCTGGCGGGCTGTTTCCAGCACCTGCCACCCGATCCCGACGATCGTCCCCGCACCATCCTGGTGGCCACGTCGGGCGATACCGGCGCGGCGGTCGCGGCCGCCTGCCACCGGAAGCAAGGTCTCGAGGTCGCCATCCTCTTCCCGGAAGGCGCCGTCTCTCCCCGTCAGCAGCACCAGCTCACGTGCTGGGACGGAAACGTCACCAGCTTCGCCGTGCGGGGCACGTTCGACGACTGCCAGCGCATGGTGAAGGAGCTCTTCCAGTCGGGATCGTGGCCCGGGGGAGGTCGGCTCACCTCCGCCAACAGCATCAACGTGGGGCGGCTGCTCCCGCAGGTCGTCTACTACGCCTGGGCTTCCCTGCAGTACCGCGCGCGGCACGGGCGCGCGCCGGGATTCATCGTCCCGTCCGGCAACGTGGGCAACGCGGTGGGCGCGTTCTGGGCGCAGCGCGCGGGCTTCCCGGTGGCGCGCATCGCGCTGGCCACCAACGCCAACGACGTCATCCCCACCTTCGCGGGGGGAGGCCCGTGGGAGCCCCGCCCCTCCGTCTCCACGCTCGCGAACGCGATGGACGTCGGGCATCCCTCGAACATGGAGCGGCTGTTCGACCTGGCCGGAGGTCCCGAGGCGCTCCGTCCGTTGCTGCACGCGCGCACGGTCTCCGACGAGGAGATCCGCGAGACCATCCGGAACGGTCCCGCCCGTTGGGGCCAGGTCTTCTGCCCCCACACCGCGACCGCCGTGCGACTGCGGGAGGAGATGTCGAGCGCGGACCTGGTGGTCGTCGCGACGGCGCACCCGGCCAAGTTCGAGCAGATCGTCGAGCCGCTGGTGGGTCACCCCGTGGAGGTCCCGCCGGCCCTGGCGGAGCTGCTGGCCCGACCCACCCACGTGCGGGTCATCGAGCCCACGGCGGATTCACTGCGGACGGCGTGGGCGCAGGAGCGAACGAGCGGTCGCGGCGGGGGGCCTTCCTCCGAGGTGGAATAA